The Pan troglodytes isolate AG18354 chromosome 8, NHGRI_mPanTro3-v2.0_pri, whole genome shotgun sequence genome window below encodes:
- the TUBGCP2 gene encoding gamma-tubulin complex component 2 isoform X3 — translation MRTLVKEHLILVSQLEQLHRQGLLSLQKLWFYIQPAMRTMDILASLATSVDKGECLGGSTLSLLHDRSFSYTGDSQPQELCLYLTKAASAPYFEVLEKWIYRGIIHDPYSEFMVEEHELRKERIQEDYNDKYWDQRYTIVQQQIPSFLQKMADKILSTGKYLNVVRECGHDVTCPVAKEIIYTLKERAYVEQIEKAFNYASKVLLDFLMEEKELVAHLRSIKRYFLMDQGDFFVHFMDLTEEELRKPVEDITPPRLEALLELALRMSTANTDPFKDDLKIDLMPHDLITQLLRVLAIETKQEKAMAHADPTELTLSGLEAFSFDYIVKWPLSLIINRKALTRYQMLFRHMFYCKHVERQLCSVWISNKTAKQHSLHSAQWFAGAFTLRQRMLNFVQNIQYYMMFEVMEPTWHILEKNLKSASNIDDVLGHHTGFLDTCLKDCMLTNPELLKVFSKLMSVCVMFTNCMQKFTQSMKLDGELGGQTLEHSTVPGLPAGAEERARKELARKHLAEHADTVQLVSGFEATINKFDKNFSAHLLDLLARLSIYSTSDCEHGMASVISRLDFNGFYTERLERLSAERSQKAAPQVPVLRGPPAPAPRVAVTAQ, via the exons ATGCGCACCCTGGTGAAGGAGCACCTGATTCTGGtgtcacagctggagcagctgcacAGGCAGGGCCTCCTTTCGCTGCAGAAGCTCTGGTTCTACATCCAGCCAGCCATGCGCACCATGGACATCCTGGCCTCCCTCG CCACCTCGGTGGACAAAGGCGAATGTCTTGGGGGGTCGACGCTGAGCCTGCTCCACGACAGGAGCTTCAGCTACACAGGGGACAGCCAGCCGCAGGAGCTATGCCTGTACCTAACCAAGGCGGCCAGTGCTCCCTACTTCGAGGTTCTGGAGAAGTGGATCTACAGGGGCATCATCCACGACCCATACAG TGAGTTTATGGTCGAGGAGCACGAGCTGCGGAAGGAGAGGATCCAGGAGGATTACAACGACAAGTACTGGGACCAGCGGTACACCATCGTCCAGCAGCAGATCCCGTCCTTCCTGCAGAAAATGGCGGACAAGATCCTCAGCACAG GAAAATATCTAAATGTGGTCAGAGAGTGTGGCCATGACGTCACCTGCCCGGTGGCTAAAGAGATCATCTACACATTAAAAGAGCGGGCGTATGTGGAGCAGATCGAGAAGGCGTTTAACTACGCCAGCAAGGTGCTGCTGGACTTCCTGATGGAGGAGAAGGAGCTGGTGgctcacctcag GTCCATCAAGCGCTACTTCCTCATGGACCAGGGCGACTTCTTCGTGCACTTCATGGACCTCACGGAGGAGGAGCTCCGGAAGCCGGTGGAGGACATCACGCCCCCCCGCCTGGAGGCGCTCCTGGAGCTGGCGCTGCGCATGAGCACGGCCAACACTGACCCCTTCAAGGACGACCTCAAG ATCGACCTGATGCCCCATGACCTCATCACTCAGCTCTTGCGCGTTCTGGCCATCGAGACCAAGCAGGAGAAGGCGATGGCCCACGCCGACCCCACGGAGCTGACGCTGAGCGGCCTGGAGGCCTTCTCTTTCGACTACATTGTCAAGTGGCCCCTTTCGCTCATCATCAACAG GAAAGCCCTCACTCGCTACCAGATGCTCTTCAGGCACATGTTCTACTGCAAGCACGTGGAGCGGCAGCTCTGCAGCGTCTGGATCAGCAACAAAACCGCCAAGCAGCACTCGCTGCACTCCGCCCAGTG GTTTGCTGGGGCTTTCACTCTGCGGCAGCGAATGCTCAACTTCGTCCAGAATATTCAATACTACATGATGTTCGAAGTGATGGAACCGACCTGGCACATCCTGGAGAAAAACCTGAAATCC GCCTCCAACATTGACGACGTCCTTGGCCACCACACAGGCTTCCTGGACACCTGCCTGAAGGACTGCATGCTCACCAACCCCGAGCTGCTGAAGGTCTTCTCCAAGCTCATGTCTGTGTGCGTCATGTTCACCAACTGCATGCAG AAATTTACACAGAGCATGAAATTAGATGGCGAGCTGGGCGGGCAGACGCTGGAGCACAGCACCGTCCCGGGGCTGCCCGCAGGGGCCGAGGAGCGGGCCCGGAAGGAGCTCGCCAGGAAG CACCTGGCTGAGCACGCGGACACTGTGCAGCTGGTGTCCGGCTTCGAGGCCACCATCAACAAGTTTGACAAGAACTTCTCAGCCCACCTGCTGGACCTCCTGGCCCGGCTGAGCATCTATAGCACCAGTGACTGCGAGCACGGCATGGCCAGCGTCATCTCCAG GCTTGACTTCAATGGTTTCTACACGGAGCGCCTGGAGCGCCTGTCTGCAGAGAGGAGCCAGAAGGCCGCCCCCCAAGTGCCTGTCCTGCGGGGGCCCCCGGCTCCTGCACCCAGGGTGGCAGTCACCGCACAGTGA